A region from the bacterium genome encodes:
- a CDS encoding endonuclease/exonuclease/phosphatase family protein has product MIQRSMVRSFFLVLQFFLLQCTLSSRTDMTVMTFNILYNSHRVPSGERSWESRRPVMMDVLKKHTPDLMGTQEGLKFQTKAIKEAFANWEEFGHGVYHNILALNPRRPYEDLDGCSCRIFYDDRKFVLLDQGTFWQSDTPDSVGSRTWGNELPRIVTWGTFQVKKGGKKFVVLNTHFHVGQPYLDNATRLLMEKWRKIAGDLPTILMGDFNSEPEWPVHEVFCGRSGPENLRGRFRDCWQMLGKSETDAGTCHHFDGKPLQRIDWILVTPEFEVKSMDIIHDHVGNCYPSDHFPVMAKLSL; this is encoded by the coding sequence ATGATTCAACGAAGCATGGTCCGGTCGTTTTTCCTCGTCCTGCAATTCTTTCTCTTGCAGTGTACGCTCTCCTCCCGCACGGATATGACCGTCATGACTTTTAATATCCTCTACAACAGCCATCGTGTACCCTCGGGGGAGAGATCATGGGAGAGCCGCCGGCCGGTCATGATGGACGTACTCAAGAAGCACACGCCCGATTTGATGGGTACCCAAGAGGGCCTGAAATTTCAGACCAAGGCGATCAAGGAGGCATTCGCCAATTGGGAGGAATTCGGCCATGGCGTATACCATAACATCCTTGCCCTGAATCCGCGGCGGCCCTATGAGGACTTGGACGGCTGTTCCTGCCGTATCTTTTATGATGACAGAAAATTTGTTTTACTGGATCAGGGCACTTTTTGGCAAAGCGATACACCGGACAGCGTCGGCAGCAGAACCTGGGGCAATGAGTTGCCGCGGATCGTCACCTGGGGCACATTCCAAGTCAAAAAAGGCGGCAAGAAGTTTGTCGTCCTAAACACGCATTTTCATGTGGGGCAACCCTATCTCGATAACGCCACCCGGCTGCTGATGGAGAAATGGCGGAAGATCGCCGGCGATTTGCCGACTATACTCATGGGAGATTTTAATTCAGAGCCGGAGTGGCCCGTCCACGAGGTGTTCTGCGGCCGCAGCGGTCCTGAAAACCTGAGAGGCCGGTTCAGGGATTGCTGGCAGATGCTGGGGAAATCCGAAACAGACGCAGGCACGTGTCATCATTTTGACGGCAAGCCCCTGCAGCGCATCGACTGGATTCTCGTTACGCCGGAGTTTGAAGTGAAGAGTATGGACATCATTCATGATCATGTGGGCAATTGTTATCCCAGTGATCATTTCCCTGTTATGGCCAAGCTA